Proteins from one Piliocolobus tephrosceles isolate RC106 unplaced genomic scaffold, ASM277652v3 unscaffolded_981, whole genome shotgun sequence genomic window:
- the LOC111535664 gene encoding ret finger protein-like 3 produces MSLECGCSVCLKCINSLQKEPHGEDLLCYCCSVVSQKNKVRPNRQLERLVSHIKELEPKLKKILQMNPRMRKFQVDITLDANTANNFLLISDDLRSVQSGRIRQNWQDLAERFDFSVCVLGSSRFTCGRHYWEVDVGTSTEWDLGVCSESVHHKGRIQLTTECGFWTVSLRAGSRLSASTVPPTFLFIDGKLQRVGIFLDMGMQNVSFFDAEGGSHVYTFRRVSAEEPLCPFLAPSIPPNGDEGVLSICPVMNPGTTDAPVHPGEDKQTPTAKKQKTG; encoded by the exons ATGTCCCTGGAGTGTGGATGCAGCGTCTGCCTCAAGTGCATCAACTCACTGCAGAAGGAGCCCCATGGGGAGGACCTACTTTGCTATTGCTGTTCTGTGGTCTCTCAGAAGAACAAAGTCAGGCCCAATCGGCAGCTAGAGAGGCTGGTTTCCCACATCAAGGAACTGGAGCCCAAGCTGAAGAAGATTCTACAGATGAACCCAAGGATGCGCAAGTTCCAAG tgGATATTACCTTGGATGCCAACACAGCCAACAACTTCCTCCTCATTTCTGACGACCTCAGGAGCGTCCAAAGTGGGCGCATCAGACAGAATTGGCAAGACCTTGCCGAGAGATTTGACTTCTCCGTTTGTGTCCTGGGCTCCTCTCGCTTTACCTGTGGCCGCCACTACTGGGAGGTAGACGTGGGAACAAGCACAGAATGGGACCTGGGAGTCTGCAGCGAATCTGTTCACCACAAAGGGAGGATCCAGCTGACCACAGAGTGTGGATTCTGGACTGTGAGTTTGAGGGCTGGAAGCCGCCTCTCTGCCAGCACGGTGCCGCCGACTTTCCTCTTCATAGATGGCAAGCTACAGCGAGTGGGGATTTTTCTGGATATGGGCATGCAGAACGTTTCCTTTTTTGATGCTGAAGGTGGTTCCCATGTCTATACATTCAGGAGAGTCTCTGCtgaggagccactgtgcccatttTTGGCTCCTTCAATTCCACCTAATGGTGATGAGGGTGTCTTGAGTATCTGTCCTGTGATGAACCCAGGCACTACTGATGCTCCAGTCCATCCTGGGGAGGACAAACAAACTCCcactgcaaaaaaacaaaaaacagggtaA